The window AACTCCACCCTCCAACCCTGTCTCTCttaataaaatgttgttttggctaaagaaatggtgtgtgtgtggttagtCTCCTGCCTTAAGGAAATGGTTTTCTTGACTGCTTTAGATATTTAATACAAAGCAGTagtctttaacatttttattagaAAGTACTACAGGttataatacaataataaactCACATAATCAGAAAAAGTGCAGTGTTAACAGGTAAAGCTACTCACTGACAAGGGGGTAATAACAGCTCTCCAAAActtttcaggtttatttatTGGTTTGATTAATGTATTAGGGCTGTGACAGTTGTCTTTATCAATCTGGTTTTACCCATGAATCAGTTGCTCTATAGAACATCAGGAAACTGAAGTGCCAATCCTGATTTCATAAAGCACAAGCTTCATCtggccaacagtccaaaacccaaaataCTCAATTTACATTAAGATCAAGAAAGACTGCAAATCAAGTGTTCTTTCTTAAAGTCAAGATTTGATGGTCAAAATAGTGGCCGTTATTTTGCTCCTCTGGTGTTTGGTGGCaggttttactttttttctgtcactccaGGAGGTTCAAAAAGCCTTTGGTGAAGGTGAATTAAGACtaatttctacatttttgttttttttgctacaGAAAATGGTGCTGCgtatttttaataaaatttTACATCTGTACAGCCTTTATCTTATACCAACATGTTTGTGGCATTAGAGGCCAAAAACTCCTCCAGGAGCACCTGAGGAGAAGCTCTGATGTTTTCTCCATCACCTGCCCCAGCCTCTCTCTACCTATCTACACTTGCACTGGTACTCTCCGTCttcacctccctctccctgAGCAGGTGGCGGATGGAGGAGTTCTGCGTGGACAAGGTGCTGGACAGGAGCGGCATCAGGCTCCGGAAGccctccctcagctcctccacatgCTTCTCAaggctgtggatgtgtgtgtccagctcCCCCCTGCAGCCCTGCACCTCCGATAGCACATCATACATCAGGTTCTGCATCTGCATTGGGGTTGATATCCACAGTGGTGTTTAAGTTCAAgtagagaagagaaagaaaaggcatATTAGATGCTACTTTGTTGAGGTTTTGACCAGATGTGATATAAAAATGTTGCCTTCACTTGCCTCTCTCACCTTGCAGAGGTCCACAAGTGTGTTCCCTTGGTCTGCAAGGATCCTCTTCTCCATCTTCACTCGCCGCAGCCTGGGGACAAAATAATTAAactgtatgtgctacagaagGTTAGTTTGAGTTTAAGAGACTCTGGTAGCAAgtaatttcaataaaaacagttcaCAGTGACTGTTAAGcactgcactgcaatttcccagcgtgggataaataaagtatatctatctaagCGTTGTATTGCTCTGGGAAACTCTGGTCGCTACTTATCATCCTGGATTTTCTGGTTATTGTCATCCCTGAATGATGACAAAGCCCATCTGATGTCATTGCAACTTGCTTGGAGGTAGCCTGGTGCGCTTAGACCCAACTCTGACATAGCCACCATAAGCTGCTGGTCATACCACACAGCGTGTCCCAAATCCAATTCTAAGCAGGTTTTTAGTAttcacactggaaaagtgacaaaataaaatacaatccCACCATTCAGTATGCAGACTAAATATGGTTGATTTTTCATACTACAGTACTGCATGGGGAGATAAACTTGAATTgggtgaactggccctttaaaagGCTCTGGTCATTAATTGATTTCATGAATTTATGATCCTAGTTTTAGATTAAAAGccattattttgaaatacataCATTTAGTCATTTCCTGTTGAAAATGGGTATTACTGCTGGTGATAATGTCTTGACAGATCACTCAAATCCAtgaatgaacattttcacatacacactgcatAAGGTAAGCACCAGTGATACACTGTTTTCCAGAATGTAAAATGAATCCCATTTGATGTGAATATAAACATACTGATGTTAGGCATTGATTGACAAACAAGTTATGGTTATTACAGCATGAACATATAGCAAAGAAAGTGAAAAGGCTGGTCGTCTTTGTACTGTGACTTTATCTGAGGGTTAAGTGTCTTACTGGTGGATGGCCAGAAGAAGCTTCCGCTGGTGCATGCGGACTCTGGTGTGGTCTCTTTCTCTTGACAGCTTAGTGTGTTTGTAGATAAGCCAAGTCTCTCTCAGCACATTTGCTGCGGCAATTTTTATCTAGTGAAAGGATGAAGAGAATCACTCAGGAgagttattttacatttatgcACATAACCAAAAAGCACTGTTATTTACTGCACATGCTAAATAACACCCATATAAAATATTGAACCCAGTCTACTGCAGTTATTTTGCCTCACACTCAACTTTCAAACCTGTTTTTTCCAAAAGCAAGTGAAGGGAATTTGCCTGTGGGATGAGATAATTCTGCTATTTCCCAATGAAAATTCTCTGGTTTTAGGCTTTTGATAAGTCAATATCTTACAACAGAACAAAGTTATGCTGATCAATGCAGTATGAAAAATACAAGACACGCTGCGGGATATTCTGTAAACAATTTGTATTGATTTGTATTGAAGCAAACTTATTTCACCTAACATGTAGCTTTTTAATTGCTCTGTGGATATTCTGATGTCAGTCCTCAATAAAAGccaaaaaagagattttttttacagtgcacacaaaGATCTACTTATTGTTTAGTAAAATTAGTTGATACATGGTATCTGATGTGAGATACGCACACTGTAGGTGTGGTGTTGTGGTGTAAAataccacacaaacaaaatcagtgCAGAATCTCTCTTACTTTCCAGCCTATTTAATTAACCtcaatatgaaaaataaaataaagccaCACTGAGGGAGACATGGCTATTTACCCTCTTGGTGATGTGGGAGTCCATCATGAAGTTGTGAacatgtttctctgctctggTCAACTCCAGCTTCCTGGCGaccaccgccaccaccaggACCGTGCAGCCTGCCCCCTGTGAGAGTCACAATCAGGCATTTTCACAGTGAGAATGTGAACTAATTTGACGACAGAGGAAATGATGAACCCTCTGTCTCACCATTATCCCAGTGAGGAGGCAGATGCTACGACCACAGTAAGTGTGAGGGACCACGTCTCCGTAACCGATGGACAAGAAGGTGACAGAGACCATCCACAGGGCCTCCATGTAGTTGCTGCTCAGGTCCCTGTAGTTGTGGTGTCTGTAGGAATAAAAAGGactcatgttttctctctgacattGTGTTAGAGAAGTACACCTGGCAGTCAAAATAACGTAATATTGATGTCATTTTTGTTGATCATAATATTTTCACGTAgcccatattttgtctttttctagCCTGAAAAATGACTTTCTGCACAATACTGACAACCTCTTTCCTTACCCGCTCCTAGTTTACGTTGCATTTTGCATAACAAAGCACCAACATTCACCCAAGTCAAGATTAGGTGATATTTGATCTTGTCAGTGTCATCCACCTGGTGCAGATACAGTACAGCAGAGTGataatttgatttgtttctgcAGTAGAATACTGTTTATCTGCCATTTGCCTCGCTGataattaaataatatatatacagGCCTTGAGCACACTACTATAGATTCAGCAGTGGGCCAATATACCATCACATACCTCTCGCAAACATGTAAGCCCCACGCTGCCACAATCCACAGAGAGACGCTGAAGATCATCAGCACAGTCCCTGGGTAGGTGGTCATTAGTGTTTTCCCAACAAACCGGGTGTTGAAGTGTATCTGGAGATCACAAATAAGATGCATTTACGTCAGAATTTTGACAGTTGATGTATACTTAGCCAGACTATTTAGGATAGCACCTGTCAGATTATGATTATATAatgcagaggagatgagggaaAAGAAAACTTGTTCTCAATCTGGCTTGATACATGGATAGTGGGTTTGGCATTGCGGAGGGGAAACAAAGGTCATTTTCGTCACTCTTAAATAGCATTTATAAGGGAAGGGATTAGCCGGGTGGATATTATCGACTGcggaaaacagagcagacaagCAAAGGAGAGCTAGCGAGGGACATAATCAGCATGTGAAACCACTGGGATTCATGGGAGCGAAACTGTGATAGTCACACCTCAAGATTCACACCTCTACAGACCTCTCGGCCCACCTAGACATAAGACATAAACAGATGTGCATGAAATGTTCATAGAGGAAGCTCAGCCCAAATCACTGTCCAAAATATATAGACTTTGATATCCCATGAATCATGTCCCTTAAAAGGTTGCGGCCCACTGCTAGTTTTAAAAATCATATCAAAATTGACAGAGCAAAGGCTCACGTTTCATTCAAGTTTCAAGtttcttcatttaatttaaaagtgTCATGATCTCATCACAGTACTATCCAAGCCAGTTAAGCCCAAAGCCAGATTCTGAAGGGAACCCACAGGTGACCTCCCACCTTGTTGAGCGCTCCGATGCTGCGTGAGGCGGTGTCAGTGAAGAGGCGGCTGTGCAGCATCATGGCCCGGCCCAGCAGGTAGAGCCTAAGGAACATGGGCAGAGCCAGGACGATCTCCAACTCCGTCTCTGACAGCGACAGGCGAGCCGTGGTGTGCAGGAAGGTCTGCTCGAAGTACGCCAGCAGACCCACCGGGTAGGGGTGAATGGCCACCGCTGCCAGCTCCAGGGCCACCAGAGCCACACGGTCGGTTGTCATGGCAATCCGCCAATCCTCTGCGCCAATGTCGTGAACGTAGAGCTACCGGAGAGGCGGGAAGATCGTAATACAGTGACAATTAGCATCTAACCTGGAGATAAAGGATGATTAATTGGgaactccaccaattttacacatgatATTCTGTTTACTAGCGATTGCGTGTGTGAAAAAAAGTTGTATTAAGCTTTTTGTGGCAACAGTTGTGGCAAGTTTGGTAAATTGCCAAGTGGCTTTACTTGTCAGCGTCGgttggggctgaagactacCGTATAAGTTTAAGAAAGAAAGGAACAATAAAGAAaggaacaaataaataaagagaagtCTGGGGTcgtggagttagaaagaagtggGCTTACCAGACAATGTAGCGCCCCTCAGCTCTGCTTGAAGCTAGCCTCCATAGaacattagccgctactagcatgCACCAGTTGAACTCCGACCAAACAGTCGGCGGGGgcgagttgcattgtgggtaatttAGGCGAAATGTTTTGACAAGGTCATTGGACTGCAGTGCTAAATCGGGGAGCACTTTTCAAGGGccaaaaagattttttaaaaacgtGTTTCTCTTTGGCagaatttttaaaatgatttttatttcattttttcagactCACCtttaatttattgatttttctttgtaataataaaaaaaagaaacagactcagatggaaaaaaaatacatgccaAAAAGGAATCATTGTTATGTTATAGAAACTTAAGTTCCTTTCATCTGGACCATTTTCAGTTCAACATGGAGtgacttttgaaaaaaaaaaaataggtgaTTCCCTCATTGTAAATAGGGATGTGACACGAC of the Chelmon rostratus isolate fCheRos1 chromosome 16, fCheRos1.pri, whole genome shotgun sequence genome contains:
- the LOC121619581 gene encoding small conductance calcium-activated potassium channel protein 1-like encodes the protein MEHSPSMNLNSVMDGDEVEDQRPLLPPRTAPPPQVCSPHCGIHQNIQTPADPPVWLDRTQAMATTPLYNGHLYVTPSPRSNRRGDKGKEKKCDKRSGGSRQNQAHKEHNRQCKARNAGVHRQEKVTSFTDVPASPCGSPFKGPCRSHLDIKDVEGRGRRKSGNVSLEMHDRQSLPEIIITSKDDDLQPRNEMSQYCQDMSEGKGLLPGAEHPGLSPSPNPQPSPKNKVDAKDDTYWKTHNIGWRLVHRRALFLRRQRLNDCALAVGIFGVVMMVMETELSWSVYSKSSIYSLTLKSIISLSTIILLGLIIAYHCCEVQLYVHDIGAEDWRIAMTTDRVALVALELAAVAIHPYPVGLLAYFEQTFLHTTARLSLSETELEIVLALPMFLRLYLLGRAMMLHSRLFTDTASRSIGALNKIHFNTRFVGKTLMTTYPGTVLMIFSVSLWIVAAWGLHVCERHHNYRDLSSNYMEALWMVSVTFLSIGYGDVVPHTYCGRSICLLTGIMGAGCTVLVVAVVARKLELTRAEKHVHNFMMDSHITKRIKIAAANVLRETWLIYKHTKLSRERDHTRVRMHQRKLLLAIHQLRRVKMEKRILADQGNTLVDLCKVREMQNLMYDVLSEVQGCRGELDTHIHSLEKHVEELREGFRSLMPLLSSTLSTQNSSIRHLLREREVKTESTSASVDR